A portion of the Sulfuricurvum kujiense DSM 16994 genome contains these proteins:
- a CDS encoding ATP-binding protein, with the protein MRKYYYGAVAFYLIALLSYITYQYTSQRSELIAKIDQKLIRCASVTDQFLPSSLHTPDMNAESISPEQDTRNRIALSRFSQSMNVKYVYSFILEDGKVYFTSSSATPQELKSGEDISYYFDEYTEITPLLLEAFKTRQMQFEESSDQWGHFRSVYLPHVSPSGRVYITGSDMEISDIDAQLHDLLINAFIDTLFYTFILIPFFIAYRMHNMTIQNELSRLVDERTADLKERSVAVKRLLDNANQGFLTFSTSLSVENEYSHKCLEIFGESIDGKPISELLYPEETQKRDFLEQTIQAVFNEEDEVKVEAILSLLQQEFIIRHKLIQVSYNRIEPNRLMLILTDITDKKNLEINVERERNRLKMIVAVISNSDEFFELLDEYQSFLSRRSGFVNIDHTPFQNLTELYRLIHTYKGLFAQKDFITTPQGLHKVESRFSVWLQDETISNETIQAMLTKIDFESWLKKDIDVLRETLGDDFMDKKSTITIDDETFEILHGKIKELIETQPDECHELSELLEDIRKLKYKPIGEYFASLPKYVEMISERLEKSLKPMDVSDTTNISVGEEFKPFAKSLIHVIRNSVDHGIETPEERVENGKDEYGTILLSITDTEESVVIEISDDGRGINKEKLKQKALERGCKTLLELENDSAVFELMFEDFLSTKDEISDLSGRGVGLASVRSEVLKLGGSYSVVSEQGKGCRFIFSIPKKSLVRDEDEK; encoded by the coding sequence ATGAGAAAATATTATTACGGTGCCGTCGCATTTTATCTTATAGCATTACTTTCGTATATTACCTACCAATACACTTCCCAGCGTTCGGAATTGATTGCCAAAATCGATCAAAAATTGATTCGGTGTGCCAGTGTAACCGACCAGTTTCTTCCCTCATCACTGCATACACCCGATATGAATGCTGAGTCGATCTCTCCGGAACAAGATACCCGCAACCGTATAGCATTGTCCCGATTTTCTCAAAGCATGAACGTCAAATACGTCTATTCATTTATTTTAGAAGACGGGAAAGTTTATTTCACCTCCAGCAGCGCAACCCCCCAAGAGCTTAAAAGCGGTGAAGATATCAGCTACTATTTTGATGAGTACACCGAGATAACACCGCTGTTGTTAGAAGCTTTCAAAACCCGTCAGATGCAGTTTGAAGAGTCTTCGGATCAGTGGGGACATTTCAGGTCGGTTTATTTGCCTCATGTCTCCCCAAGCGGGCGTGTCTATATTACAGGTTCCGACATGGAAATCAGTGATATTGATGCACAGCTTCATGACCTTTTGATTAATGCGTTTATTGATACTCTTTTTTATACCTTTATTTTAATACCGTTTTTTATTGCGTATCGGATGCATAATATGACGATCCAAAACGAGCTTTCCCGACTGGTTGATGAACGCACAGCTGATCTGAAAGAACGTTCCGTCGCCGTTAAGCGGCTGCTTGATAATGCAAATCAGGGTTTTTTGACTTTTTCAACTTCTTTGAGTGTGGAGAACGAATACTCTCACAAATGTTTGGAAATTTTTGGAGAGAGTATTGACGGCAAACCTATCAGTGAGTTGCTTTATCCGGAGGAAACGCAGAAAAGAGACTTTTTGGAGCAAACGATCCAGGCAGTTTTCAATGAGGAAGATGAGGTAAAAGTCGAAGCGATTCTTTCCCTTCTTCAACAAGAATTTATCATCAGACACAAATTGATTCAAGTATCCTACAATCGGATAGAACCTAATCGATTAATGCTGATTCTCACCGATATTACCGACAAAAAGAATTTGGAAATAAATGTTGAAAGAGAACGTAACCGGCTTAAAATGATTGTTGCAGTGATCAGTAACAGCGATGAGTTTTTTGAGCTATTAGATGAATATCAAAGTTTTTTGTCCCGTCGGTCCGGTTTTGTCAATATCGATCATACGCCGTTTCAGAATCTGACAGAATTGTACCGTTTGATTCATACCTATAAAGGTCTTTTCGCCCAAAAAGATTTTATAACCACACCGCAGGGACTTCATAAAGTGGAATCCCGTTTCTCCGTATGGCTGCAGGATGAGACGATATCGAATGAAACGATTCAGGCGATGCTGACGAAAATCGATTTCGAATCGTGGCTTAAAAAAGATATCGATGTGTTAAGGGAGACGCTGGGTGATGATTTTATGGATAAAAAATCGACGATAACGATTGATGATGAAACATTTGAGATACTGCACGGCAAAATTAAGGAGTTGATAGAGACGCAGCCGGATGAATGTCATGAATTGTCGGAACTTCTTGAGGATATACGAAAGTTAAAGTACAAGCCGATTGGAGAGTACTTTGCTTCCTTGCCGAAATACGTCGAAATGATCAGTGAACGACTTGAAAAATCACTGAAACCGATGGATGTATCTGACACGACCAATATTTCAGTGGGTGAAGAGTTTAAACCGTTTGCAAAATCTTTGATACATGTTATTCGCAACAGTGTTGATCATGGGATTGAAACCCCTGAAGAGAGAGTGGAAAACGGTAAAGATGAATACGGTACGATCCTACTCTCCATTACCGATACGGAAGAATCCGTTGTGATAGAAATCAGTGATGACGGTCGAGGAATCAACAAAGAGAAACTCAAACAAAAAGCGCTTGAGAGGGGATGCAAAACTCTCTTGGAACTTGAAAATGATTCAGCCGTATTTGAACTGATGTTTGAAGATTTTCTATCGACAAAAGATGAAATCAGTGATCTCTCCGGCAGGGGGGTCGGATTGGCCTCGGTACGTTCGGAAGTTTTGAAACTCGGAGGGAGCTACAGTGTAGTATCCGAGCAGGGAAAAGGGTGCCGGTTTATATTTAGTATTCCCAAAAAATCACTCGTTAGGGATGAGGATGAAAAATAG
- a CDS encoding sensor domain-containing protein, with protein sequence MKDSQSFKNALQISAFYLIFGMIWIYSSDTLIELFSNDPHQISLLQTYKGFFFIVVTSVLLYLLSYRILRERSLEYTRRLNEQKTAQIQLARQDALLRTIVNSSPDAIFVKDLEGKYLLFNNGAGEIVGMSPEKVIGNTDSLIFSPETASKIRELDRSIISGAKTITNKEYLTTSEGKEKSFWVTKGPLFNEEGKIFGLFGISRDITEETVSQIRLEKQNALLTSLINSTPDAIVIKGLDRRYIVFNEGASKFSGIKSSDAVGKTADEIFPPKTAGIINAIDDDLLKNQSFIEHEETLIMPNGKMYIYWVTKGLLKTENGDIFGIFGIYRDITNEKHHEQIMTNEKDRFDFMAHHDSLTGLPNRLSLMEYLKIKCSQNSPFAFLFLDLDGFKEVNDSYGHRFGDKLLIRIAEVLETITPSNSKIIRTGGDEFVVILECNEEENRIDLMMQNLVLALRHPFNIDNVDVYITASVGIAMYPSDADNSEDLFQKADAAMYNAKKSGRNTYSFYESKFTETSIQRTTISTNLKKAIQSGELSLHYQPQVDQFTEEIIGLEALCRWFTPEGAVSPGVFIPIAEESGLILEIGEFVLREGCLKTSKWDKAGLLNGRVAINISARQLSHVDFIDTLDSIVSETQCDPKLIELEITESSILNDPEYVIALLHTLKKRGFFISIDDFGTGYSSLSYLKNLPIDKLKIDQSFIRNITDNRKNQTIVKTIIALAKGLDIKVLAEGVETSEELEFLRLNQIDSIQGYYFYKPMDSQSVESLFKENRPIVN encoded by the coding sequence ATGAAAGATTCACAAAGTTTTAAAAATGCTTTGCAAATCTCAGCCTTTTATCTTATTTTCGGGATGATATGGATTTATTCGTCCGATACCCTTATCGAGTTATTCTCAAATGACCCCCATCAGATATCTCTTCTTCAAACCTATAAAGGGTTCTTTTTTATTGTCGTAACATCTGTTCTACTCTATCTTCTCAGTTACCGTATATTACGTGAACGCTCTCTCGAATACACTCGACGGCTCAATGAACAAAAAACGGCACAAATACAGCTTGCCAGACAGGATGCCCTTTTACGCACCATCGTCAACAGTTCACCGGATGCGATATTTGTTAAAGATTTAGAGGGAAAATATCTTCTCTTTAACAACGGAGCAGGTGAAATTGTCGGTATGTCACCCGAAAAAGTGATCGGCAATACCGATAGCTTGATTTTTTCTCCGGAAACAGCGAGTAAAATACGGGAGCTTGACCGCTCAATTATTTCAGGTGCTAAAACTATAACGAATAAAGAGTATTTGACGACATCCGAAGGAAAAGAAAAATCCTTTTGGGTAACAAAAGGTCCTCTCTTTAATGAAGAAGGGAAAATATTCGGCTTATTTGGTATCTCTCGTGACATTACCGAAGAAACAGTCTCTCAAATTCGTCTCGAAAAACAAAACGCTCTTCTAACCTCTTTGATTAACAGCACGCCCGACGCCATTGTCATCAAAGGGCTGGACCGCCGCTACATTGTATTCAACGAGGGTGCATCCAAATTTTCCGGTATTAAATCAAGCGATGCCGTAGGGAAAACGGCTGATGAAATTTTCCCCCCTAAAACGGCCGGAATTATCAACGCTATCGATGACGATTTACTAAAGAACCAATCGTTTATCGAACATGAAGAAACGTTGATAATGCCTAATGGAAAAATGTATATCTATTGGGTAACAAAAGGGTTGCTCAAAACGGAAAACGGAGATATTTTCGGGATTTTCGGAATCTACAGAGATATCACAAATGAAAAGCATCATGAACAGATTATGACCAATGAAAAAGACCGATTCGACTTTATGGCACACCACGATTCACTTACCGGACTGCCTAATCGCCTAAGTCTAATGGAATATTTAAAAATCAAATGTTCTCAAAATTCACCGTTTGCCTTTTTATTCCTCGATTTAGACGGATTCAAAGAGGTTAACGATTCTTATGGACATCGGTTTGGAGATAAGCTTCTTATACGCATTGCCGAAGTCTTAGAGACTATTACACCCAGTAACTCTAAAATCATACGTACGGGAGGAGATGAATTTGTTGTTATCCTCGAATGCAATGAAGAAGAAAACCGGATTGATCTGATGATGCAAAATCTTGTCCTTGCACTCCGTCATCCTTTTAATATCGACAATGTCGATGTTTACATCACGGCAAGCGTAGGAATCGCTATGTACCCTTCCGATGCGGACAACAGTGAGGATTTATTCCAAAAAGCCGATGCCGCCATGTATAATGCAAAAAAGAGCGGCAGAAATACCTACAGTTTTTATGAATCAAAATTTACCGAAACCTCAATACAAAGAACAACCATATCGACGAATCTGAAAAAAGCGATTCAAAGCGGTGAACTCTCTTTGCACTATCAACCGCAAGTCGACCAGTTTACCGAAGAGATTATCGGACTAGAAGCGTTATGCCGGTGGTTTACGCCTGAGGGAGCCGTCTCTCCCGGAGTTTTCATCCCGATTGCCGAAGAGAGCGGACTTATATTAGAAATCGGAGAATTTGTCCTAAGAGAAGGGTGCCTGAAGACATCTAAATGGGATAAAGCCGGACTGTTAAACGGGCGTGTCGCTATCAATATTTCTGCACGCCAGCTTTCTCATGTTGATTTTATCGATACACTTGATAGTATCGTATCCGAAACGCAGTGTGATCCGAAGCTGATCGAGCTTGAGATTACCGAAAGCTCTATTTTAAACGATCCCGAATACGTCATCGCATTACTCCATACACTCAAAAAACGGGGCTTTTTTATCTCCATAGATGACTTCGGCACAGGGTACTCTTCCCTCTCCTATCTCAAAAACCTTCCTATAGACAAACTCAAAATTGATCAATCTTTCATTCGAAATATCACTGACAATAGAAAAAATCAAACCATCGTTAAAACGATTATAGCACTGGCAAAAGGGTTGGACATCAAAGTGCTTGCCGAAGGTGTTGAGACAAGTGAAGAGCTTGAGTTTTTACGCCTAAATCAGATTGATTCAATCCAAGGGTATTATTTCTACAAACCGATGGATAGCCAATCCGTCGAATCGTTATTTAAAGAGAATCGACCGATAGTTAACTAG
- a CDS encoding GGDEF domain-containing protein translates to MSDLYKEHILITDEVKESIQKLKIVFPADYSKLYTEKAKSHHIELQPTEVFNSEMLDEKMVRHLITLSKCTDEAINAIETEDKLSLKRILSQTKALQEEIFALQKIVYEDGLTKCYNRKWFEDTICDGDTISTHENGILVMVDLNKFKQINDTYGHIIGDKVLVHLAFKLRESGGRVVRYGGDEFIIIFDSKIAQNEVKLKMETLLNYCNTIHFKVDKNEFKINFAYGIASFTHGDSINTVIETADKAMYHNKTYAG, encoded by the coding sequence ATGAGTGATTTATACAAAGAACATATACTTATAACCGATGAAGTCAAAGAGAGCATCCAAAAACTCAAAATAGTTTTCCCTGCAGATTACAGTAAACTCTATACCGAAAAAGCAAAATCACACCATATTGAGCTTCAGCCCACCGAAGTGTTCAATTCGGAAATGCTCGATGAAAAAATGGTACGTCATCTTATCACTCTCTCCAAATGCACCGATGAAGCGATCAACGCTATTGAAACGGAAGACAAACTGTCGCTAAAAAGAATACTTTCACAGACAAAGGCCCTTCAGGAAGAGATTTTTGCCCTCCAAAAAATAGTGTATGAGGATGGTTTGACCAAATGCTATAACCGTAAATGGTTTGAAGATACTATTTGTGATGGAGACACCATTTCAACCCATGAAAACGGTATTCTTGTCATGGTGGATCTTAATAAATTCAAACAAATCAATGATACCTACGGTCATATTATCGGCGATAAAGTACTGGTACATCTTGCCTTCAAGCTTAGAGAAAGCGGAGGACGTGTCGTTCGCTACGGCGGAGATGAATTTATTATAATTTTCGATTCTAAAATAGCGCAAAACGAAGTTAAACTGAAGATGGAAACACTCTTAAACTATTGCAATACCATTCATTTTAAAGTGGATAAAAACGAATTTAAAATCAATTTTGCCTACGGTATCGCTTCATTTACCCATGGCGACAGTATCAATACCGTTATAGAAACCGCCGATAAGGCAATGTATCATAATAAAACCTATGCAGGCTGA
- the nifK gene encoding nitrogenase molybdenum-iron protein subunit beta, with product MQEVEKIVNGKDLFKRPEYKDVLANKKQFESSMLAINPAKVDEIAEWTKSWDYREKNLAREAITVNPAKACQPLGAVMVALGFEGTMPYVHGSHGCVAYFRSYFTKHFKEPTPCVSDSMTEDAAVFGGLVNMKEGLKNCAAVYKPKMIAVSTTCMAEVIGDDLMAFITSAKEEDGGEFLPAEYPIPYAHTPSFVGSHITGYDNMMHGIMSQLTEGQKGETKQRINIIPGFETYIGSLRSVKSIVEAFGTDYIMLGDHSDQWDMPAGNYEMFSGGTKLEDAKDCINSSATISLQKYATSKTMKMVEKRWKHKGGFSNPVGLKGTDEFVMKLAELTGTEVPQKLKTERGRLVDAMQDSYPYMHGKKFAIWGDPDFLLGVVSFLLEMGAEPTHVLCHNAPNGWEAEMRELLDTSPAKDSLNVWAGKDLWHMRSLLFTEPVDFMIGNSYGKELMRDTGTPLIYIGFPIFDRHHLHRYSISGYDGALNLLTWITNKVLDQLDEETKDIATTDYFFDLVR from the coding sequence ATGCAAGAAGTAGAAAAAATCGTAAACGGGAAAGACCTGTTTAAACGACCTGAGTACAAAGATGTACTCGCAAACAAAAAACAATTCGAGTCGTCTATGCTCGCGATCAACCCTGCAAAAGTGGATGAAATCGCAGAATGGACAAAATCATGGGATTACCGTGAGAAAAACCTTGCTCGTGAAGCAATCACCGTCAACCCTGCAAAAGCTTGCCAACCTCTTGGTGCGGTAATGGTTGCTCTCGGGTTCGAAGGTACTATGCCTTACGTTCACGGTTCACACGGTTGTGTAGCGTATTTCCGTTCATACTTTACTAAACACTTCAAAGAGCCGACTCCATGTGTTTCTGACTCTATGACTGAAGATGCTGCGGTATTCGGTGGTTTGGTAAATATGAAAGAGGGTCTTAAAAACTGTGCTGCAGTTTATAAACCTAAAATGATCGCTGTTTCAACTACCTGTATGGCTGAAGTTATCGGGGATGACTTGATGGCGTTCATCACTTCTGCTAAAGAAGAAGACGGCGGAGAATTTCTACCGGCTGAATACCCGATTCCGTATGCGCACACTCCTTCATTCGTAGGAAGCCATATCACGGGTTACGACAACATGATGCACGGTATCATGTCTCAGCTTACTGAAGGTCAAAAAGGCGAAACGAAACAACGTATCAACATCATCCCTGGTTTTGAAACGTATATCGGAAGCCTCCGTTCAGTAAAAAGCATCGTAGAAGCGTTCGGTACAGACTATATCATGTTGGGCGACCACTCTGATCAATGGGATATGCCGGCTGGTAACTACGAAATGTTCTCTGGCGGAACAAAACTTGAAGACGCAAAAGATTGTATCAACTCTTCTGCAACAATCAGTCTTCAAAAATATGCAACGTCTAAAACTATGAAAATGGTTGAAAAACGTTGGAAACACAAAGGCGGTTTCTCTAACCCTGTCGGTCTTAAAGGGACAGACGAGTTCGTTATGAAATTGGCTGAATTGACTGGAACTGAAGTTCCACAAAAACTTAAAACTGAGCGCGGTCGCCTTGTCGACGCTATGCAAGACAGCTATCCGTACATGCACGGTAAAAAATTCGCTATCTGGGGTGATCCTGACTTCCTACTTGGTGTCGTTTCATTCTTGCTAGAGATGGGTGCTGAGCCGACTCACGTTCTTTGCCACAATGCACCGAACGGTTGGGAAGCTGAGATGAGAGAATTGCTTGACACATCTCCGGCAAAAGACAGCCTAAATGTATGGGCTGGTAAAGACTTGTGGCATATGCGTTCACTCTTGTTCACTGAGCCGGTTGATTTCATGATCGGTAACAGTTACGGAAAAGAGTTGATGCGTGATACAGGAACTCCGTTGATCTACATCGGATTCCCGATTTTCGACCGTCACCACTTGCACCGTTACTCTATCAGCGGTTACGATGGAGCATTGAACCTTCTTACTTGGATCACGAACAAAGTTCTTGACCAATTGGATGAAGAGACTAAAGACATCGCTACTACTGACTATTTCTTCGACCTCGTCCGCTAA
- the nifD gene encoding nitrogenase molybdenum-iron protein alpha chain — translation MGPETLEAKQKAAIEEILKAYPEKAAKNREKHLGVGSPNDENQKTCGDVRSNKKTVPGVMSQRGCAYAGSKGVVWGPVKDMIHISHGPIGCGQYSRAGRRNYYIGVTGVDTFVTMNFCSDFQENNIVFGGDKKLGQCIDEIETLFPLNNGITVQSECPIGLIGDDIAAVAKTKAKEIGKTIVPVNCEGFRGVSQSLGHHIANDAVRDYIFEGDLSHIQTNDVTPTEYDVAIIGDYNIGGDTWSSRILLEEMGLRVVAQWSGDATLKEMALTPKVKLNLLHCYRSMNYISRHMEKEFGIPWVEYNFFGPSQTIKSLRKIASFFDESIQKKCEEVIAKYQPMIDAVIAKYKPRLEGKQVMLFVGGLRPRHVIGAYEDLGMEVIGTGYEFAHDDDYKRTKEEIFRSTVIYDDVNEYELEAFVKKLQPDLVASGIKEKYVFQKMGLPYRQMHSWDYSGPYHGYDGFAIFAQDMDLAINSPVWAHSKAPWEKEG, via the coding sequence ATGGGTCCAGAAACACTAGAAGCTAAACAAAAAGCGGCCATTGAAGAGATCTTAAAAGCGTATCCTGAGAAAGCGGCAAAAAACCGTGAAAAACATCTCGGTGTCGGATCTCCTAATGATGAAAATCAAAAAACGTGCGGAGATGTCCGCTCTAACAAAAAAACCGTTCCGGGTGTAATGAGCCAACGCGGTTGTGCTTATGCAGGTTCTAAAGGGGTTGTATGGGGTCCTGTCAAAGACATGATCCATATCTCTCACGGTCCTATCGGATGCGGTCAATATAGCCGTGCAGGTCGTCGTAACTATTACATCGGTGTAACCGGTGTTGATACATTCGTTACAATGAACTTCTGTTCGGATTTCCAAGAAAACAACATCGTTTTCGGTGGAGATAAAAAATTGGGTCAATGTATCGATGAAATCGAAACTCTTTTCCCATTGAATAACGGTATCACTGTTCAATCAGAGTGTCCGATCGGTTTGATCGGGGATGATATCGCTGCGGTTGCTAAAACCAAAGCAAAAGAAATCGGTAAAACGATCGTTCCGGTCAACTGCGAAGGTTTCCGCGGGGTGTCTCAATCACTCGGTCACCATATCGCCAACGATGCGGTTCGTGACTACATTTTTGAAGGTGACCTTAGCCACATTCAAACAAATGACGTTACACCGACTGAGTATGACGTTGCGATCATCGGTGACTATAACATCGGTGGAGATACATGGTCAAGCCGTATCCTTCTTGAGGAAATGGGTCTTCGTGTCGTTGCACAATGGTCAGGAGATGCTACTCTTAAAGAGATGGCATTGACTCCAAAAGTTAAATTGAACTTGCTTCACTGCTACCGTTCAATGAACTATATCAGCCGTCACATGGAAAAAGAATTCGGGATTCCGTGGGTAGAGTATAACTTCTTCGGACCGAGCCAAACGATCAAATCACTTCGCAAAATCGCGTCGTTCTTTGATGAGAGCATCCAAAAGAAATGTGAAGAAGTTATCGCTAAATATCAACCGATGATCGATGCGGTTATCGCGAAATACAAACCACGTCTTGAAGGGAAACAAGTAATGTTGTTCGTCGGCGGTCTTCGCCCTCGTCACGTTATCGGTGCCTATGAAGATTTGGGTATGGAAGTAATCGGAACAGGTTATGAGTTTGCTCATGATGACGACTACAAACGTACTAAAGAAGAGATTTTCCGCTCAACCGTTATCTACGATGACGTCAATGAGTATGAACTTGAAGCGTTCGTTAAAAAACTTCAACCTGACCTTGTAGCTTCAGGGATCAAAGAGAAGTATGTATTCCAAAAAATGGGTCTTCCGTATCGTCAGATGCACTCATGGGATTACAGCGGACCTTACCACGGGTACGACGGATTCGCCATTTTCGCCCAGGATATGGATCTTGCGATCAACTCTCCTGTATGGGCACATTCCAAAGCACCATGGGAGAAAGAGGGCTGA
- the nifH gene encoding nitrogenase iron protein, giving the protein MAGSASLRQIAFYGKGGIGKSTTSQNTLAAMSHYFGKNIMIVGCDPKADSTRLILHEKAQDTILSLAAEMGTIEDVEMEQARLWGKGLFDRETPGGWINCTESGGPEPGVGCAGRGVITAINFLEEEGAYDEEGLDFVSYDVLGDVVCGGFAMPIREGKAQEIYIVMSGEMMAMYAANNISKGILKYANTGGVRLAGLICNARMTDREYDLALELATRIGTQLIHFVPRNNIVQHAELRRMTVVEYSPYSDQAREYKELARKIVYNDMKIIPTPVSMDELEDLLLEFGLEDEVDESQVGKAAHEA; this is encoded by the coding sequence ATGGCTGGATCAGCTAGCTTGCGTCAAATCGCGTTCTACGGAAAAGGTGGGATCGGTAAATCTACCACATCTCAAAATACATTGGCAGCGATGTCACATTACTTCGGTAAAAATATTATGATCGTTGGTTGTGATCCGAAAGCGGATTCAACTCGTTTGATTCTTCACGAGAAAGCACAAGATACTATTCTTTCTCTTGCAGCGGAAATGGGAACAATTGAAGATGTTGAGATGGAACAAGCTCGTCTTTGGGGTAAAGGTCTTTTCGATCGTGAAACTCCGGGCGGTTGGATCAACTGTACAGAATCAGGCGGACCAGAACCAGGAGTAGGTTGTGCAGGTCGCGGTGTTATTACTGCGATTAACTTCCTCGAAGAAGAGGGTGCTTACGATGAAGAAGGTTTGGATTTCGTTTCTTATGACGTTCTTGGTGACGTTGTTTGCGGTGGATTCGCAATGCCGATTCGTGAAGGTAAAGCACAAGAAATTTACATCGTAATGTCAGGTGAAATGATGGCGATGTATGCGGCTAACAACATCTCTAAAGGGATTTTGAAATACGCAAACACTGGTGGAGTACGTCTTGCAGGTCTTATCTGTAACGCTCGTATGACTGACCGCGAATACGATCTTGCGTTAGAGCTTGCTACTCGTATCGGTACTCAGTTGATCCACTTCGTACCACGTAACAACATCGTTCAACATGCTGAATTGCGTCGTATGACGGTTGTTGAATACAGCCCATACTCTGACCAAGCTCGCGAATACAAAGAGCTTGCTCGTAAAATCGTTTACAACGATATGAAAATCATCCCTACTCCGGTAAGTATGGATGAGCTTGAAGACTTGCTCCTTGAGTTCGGTCTTGAAGACGAAGTTGACGAATCACAAGTCGGTAAAGCGGCTCACGAAGCGTAA